A genomic stretch from Streptosporangium album includes:
- a CDS encoding sodium/solute symporter, protein MNTAYDVTAVVLVVLAAVLIGAFGIRLSRTTSDFYVASRTVSPLWNASAIGGEYLSAASFLGIAGLILAYGADMLWLPVGWTGGYLVLLVLVSAPLRRSGAYTLPDFAEARLESMAVRRLAGVLVVLIGWLYLMPQFQSAGLVLGAITGAPDWAGGLLVAAVVAVNVMSGGMRSITFVQAFQYWLKLTALAVPLVFLLLAWRSGGAPGLSAHDTATWALPLASGKEYGLYSTYSLILATFLGTMGLPHVLVRFYTNPDGRAARRTTLVVLSLLGAFYLLPAIYGALGRIYLPELRGSDMVVLTLPGRLVGGVAGDLLTSLVTAGAFAAFLSTSSGLTVSVAGVIGQDILRGGVRSFRTAAMLAVTVPLVLATSARSLPVADVVGLAFAVAASSFCPLLVLGIWWRRLTSTGAMAGLLAGGGLACGAVLATIVGGPYTGLAGALLAQPAAWTVPVAFAVMIVVSLLTPARIPPGVARTMVRLHTPETLDLDRGDWRPRSS, encoded by the coding sequence GTGAACACCGCGTACGACGTGACCGCGGTCGTGCTGGTGGTCCTGGCGGCGGTGCTGATCGGGGCGTTCGGCATCCGCCTGTCGCGCACGACCTCCGACTTCTACGTGGCCTCCCGCACCGTCTCCCCGCTGTGGAACGCCTCCGCCATCGGCGGGGAGTATCTGTCGGCGGCGAGCTTCCTGGGCATCGCCGGGCTGATCCTCGCCTACGGCGCCGACATGCTCTGGCTACCGGTCGGCTGGACCGGCGGCTACCTGGTGCTGCTCGTCCTGGTCTCCGCGCCCCTGCGCCGCTCGGGCGCCTACACGCTGCCCGACTTCGCCGAGGCGCGGCTGGAGTCGATGGCCGTGCGCCGGCTGGCCGGCGTGCTGGTCGTGCTGATCGGCTGGCTGTACCTCATGCCGCAGTTCCAGAGCGCCGGCCTGGTGCTGGGGGCCATCACCGGTGCCCCGGACTGGGCCGGGGGACTGCTGGTGGCGGCCGTGGTCGCGGTGAACGTGATGTCCGGCGGCATGCGGTCGATCACGTTCGTGCAGGCCTTCCAGTACTGGCTCAAGCTCACCGCGCTGGCCGTGCCGCTGGTGTTCCTGCTGCTGGCCTGGCGCTCGGGAGGTGCCCCCGGGCTGAGCGCGCACGACACGGCCACCTGGGCGCTGCCGCTGGCCAGCGGCAAGGAGTACGGCCTCTACTCGACCTACTCGCTGATCCTGGCGACGTTCCTGGGCACCATGGGCCTGCCGCACGTGCTGGTCCGCTTCTACACCAACCCCGACGGCCGGGCCGCGCGCCGTACGACACTGGTGGTCCTGTCCCTGCTCGGCGCCTTCTACCTGCTGCCGGCCATCTACGGCGCGCTGGGCCGGATCTACCTGCCGGAGCTGCGGGGCAGCGACATGGTGGTGCTGACGCTGCCCGGGCGGCTGGTCGGGGGAGTGGCGGGGGACCTGCTGACCTCGTTGGTGACGGCGGGGGCGTTCGCGGCGTTCCTGTCCACCTCTTCCGGGCTGACGGTCTCGGTGGCGGGTGTCATCGGGCAGGACATTCTCAGGGGCGGGGTGCGCTCGTTCCGGACGGCGGCCATGTTGGCGGTGACGGTGCCACTCGTGCTGGCCACCTCGGCCCGTTCGCTGCCGGTCGCCGACGTGGTGGGGCTGGCGTTCGCGGTGGCGGCGTCCTCCTTCTGCCCGCTGCTGGTGCTGGGCATCTGGTGGCGGCGGCTGACGTCCACCGGAGCGATGGCCGGGCTGCTCGCCGGGGGCGGGCTGGCCTGCGGCGCGGTCCTGGCGACCATCGTCGGGGGACCGTACACCGGCCTGGCCGGAGCCCTGCTCGCCCAGCCCGCGGCCTGGACGGTGCCGGTCGCCTTCGCCGTCATGATCGTGGTCTCCCTGCTCACCCCGGCCCGCATCCCGCCCGGCGTGGCCCGCACCATGGTCCGCCTGCACACCCCCGAGACCCTCGACCTCGACCGGGGAGACTGGCGGCCCCGCTCCTCCTGA
- a CDS encoding LytR/AlgR family response regulator transcription factor has protein sequence MTGLRVLAVDDELPALEDLAYLLREDPRIGEVSLARDGAAALRVLDRAIAEGRPIDAVFLDIRMRGLDGVVLGRLLSQFANPPRVVFVTAYEEHAVDAFELKAEDYLLKPVRPERLAEAIRRVCVSAELPENDAAGRTDPGTIPVELGGVTRFVASTEVRYVEAQGDYARLHTAGGSHLVRISLAMLEERWASAGFIRVHRSHLVAVKHIDELHIDSGRCVVRIGESEIPVSRRHTRELRDLLVRRARKGRSE, from the coding sequence GTGACCGGCCTGCGCGTCCTGGCGGTGGACGACGAGCTCCCCGCCCTGGAAGACCTGGCCTACCTGCTGCGTGAGGACCCCCGCATCGGCGAGGTCTCCCTGGCCAGGGACGGGGCCGCCGCGCTGCGCGTCCTGGACCGGGCGATCGCCGAGGGACGGCCGATCGACGCGGTCTTTCTCGACATCCGGATGCGGGGTCTGGACGGGGTGGTGCTCGGCCGGCTGCTGTCGCAGTTCGCCAACCCGCCCCGAGTGGTGTTCGTGACCGCCTACGAGGAACACGCCGTGGACGCCTTCGAGCTCAAGGCTGAGGACTACCTGCTCAAACCGGTCCGGCCGGAACGGCTGGCCGAGGCCATCCGGCGGGTGTGCGTCTCGGCCGAGCTGCCGGAGAACGACGCCGCGGGCCGCACCGATCCGGGCACCATCCCGGTGGAACTCGGCGGCGTCACCAGGTTCGTGGCCAGCACCGAGGTCCGCTACGTCGAGGCGCAGGGCGACTACGCGCGCCTGCACACCGCGGGGGGCAGTCACCTGGTCCGCATCTCGCTGGCCATGCTGGAGGAGCGCTGGGCCTCGGCAGGGTTCATCCGGGTGCACCGCAGCCACCTGGTCGCCGTCAAGCACATCGACGAGTTGCACATCGACTCGGGCCGCTGCGTCGTCCGGATCGGCGAGAGCGAGATCCCGGTCAGCCGCCGCCACACCCGTGAGCTGCGTGACCTGCTGGTCCGCCGGGCGCGTAAGGGACGGTCCGAATGA